Proteins from one Bacteroidota bacterium genomic window:
- a CDS encoding outer membrane beta-barrel protein: MKKIITLSTITTMILVASFAFAGTKSLKHKKNFLSAPSVDLFHHSTNLMAKDKGGDAFAQGKLVISAGYGWPNLGKAVVTALIGEGATNIKATGLGPLHFRAEYGLSDGVGMGVSVNYISFGVKYTDYDVATGTKPYDYAISRSSLSILARINFHFGTTEQLDPYFGIGAGYKQVTWKFTSTDPNYVEESIPGFSPFGFETTIGLRYYFTDGFGIYTEMGIAKSIVQGGLVVAF, from the coding sequence ATGAAAAAAATTATTACCCTTTCTACAATTACTACAATGATACTTGTGGCAAGTTTTGCATTTGCAGGCACAAAATCTTTAAAGCATAAGAAGAATTTTTTATCTGCTCCTTCTGTTGATTTGTTTCATCACTCAACAAATTTAATGGCAAAAGACAAAGGAGGCGATGCATTTGCCCAAGGGAAACTAGTTATATCCGCAGGATATGGATGGCCCAATCTGGGCAAAGCAGTTGTAACCGCTCTTATAGGAGAGGGTGCAACTAATATTAAGGCAACCGGTTTGGGTCCCCTCCACTTCAGGGCTGAGTATGGCTTATCGGATGGTGTAGGTATGGGAGTAAGTGTGAACTATATATCATTCGGTGTAAAGTACACCGATTATGATGTTGCGACAGGAACTAAACCTTATGACTATGCAATTAGTCGTTCCTCTCTAAGCATACTCGCGCGTATTAATTTTCATTTTGGAACTACAGAACAATTGGACCCCTATTTTGGAATAGGCGCTGGATATAAACAGGTAACATGGAAATTTACTTCTACGGATCCCAATTATGTGGAGGAGAGTATTCCCGGATTCAGCCCGTTTGGTTTTGAAACAACCATCGGACTTCGTTATTATTTCACAGATGGTTTTGGAATATACACAGAGATGGGCATCGCTAAATCTATAGTTCAGGGAGGATTGGTAGTAGCGTTCTAA
- a CDS encoding TM2 domain-containing protein: MKKISLTIFLIANCIITHAKDISIREGDTIIIYDTVFSSEMGQVFVPITLIDTPSLIVAFDSAQAPKHKTKKLIAAVLAFPFPFGMLGLHRIYLGTKPYMPFAYIGTLGGCLGILPLIDFITILAADEEMLGRYRNNPKVIMWSH, encoded by the coding sequence ATGAAAAAAATTTCTCTGACTATATTTTTAATAGCGAATTGTATCATTACTCATGCAAAAGATATTTCTATTAGAGAAGGTGATACTATCATAATTTACGATACTGTTTTTTCATCTGAAATGGGACAAGTATTCGTCCCGATTACTCTTATTGACACACCCTCTTTGATTGTTGCGTTTGATTCTGCCCAAGCACCAAAACATAAAACCAAAAAGCTCATTGCTGCCGTTCTTGCTTTTCCATTCCCATTTGGCATGCTTGGCTTGCATAGAATATATCTGGGAACAAAACCCTACATGCCTTTTGCCTATATAGGCACATTGGGCGGCTGCCTGGGAATTCTTCCGCTTATTGATTTCATCACCATCCTTGCTGCAGATGAAGAAATGCTCGGGCGGTACAGGAACAATCCCAAAGTCATCATGTGGTCTCACTGA
- a CDS encoding nucleotidyltransferase family protein — protein sequence MKSLADIKNILTRNKQQLYDKYGVMALAVFGSYGRGQQREDSDVDILVEFKKPIGLEFIDLATELEKILNKKVDLVSKNGIKAQYMREIEQDINYV from the coding sequence ATGAAAAGTTTGGCTGACATAAAAAATATCCTGACACGGAACAAGCAACAGTTGTATGACAAGTACGGAGTAATGGCGCTTGCCGTTTTTGGCTCTTACGGAAGAGGGCAACAGCGCGAAGACAGCGATGTGGATATATTGGTAGAATTTAAAAAACCCATAGGGCTTGAATTCATTGACCTTGCCACCGAACTGGAAAAAATCCTGAACAAAAAAGTTGACCTGGTTTCTAAAAACGGGATAAAAGCCCAGTACATGCGCGAAATAGAACAGGATATTAACTATGTCTAA
- a CDS encoding T9SS type A sorting domain-containing protein — protein sequence MRTKIFYLLFLFLGLNTFGWAQFDPPVLYGNNGTNDINFTTCPSIVPLNFSSNYDFAWEGRKNYIWTLYRNGINIAQVTQEFKYNNCVSACCPAPPPGDPNHCDPCACIPPSVVFSNIPPLSGAYQVRLYVQPWTKLLFVYVQIGAAVYIKYSNVINVTRFDDGLECKCEIPQNSSVSCVPINSGSFFFPWKFRAVHNVDMSCAIHNNRNVTLIAGDKVSLLPGFRSGTGGNTHFRAYLDPCNIIQPPDPAKNADSTIITDTLIESQTTQTAINQNTELNREIQNQDMIIYPNPNNGSFTIKLTDEGELQNINYTIEIYNTLGEKVTQSVIPSGVRNLTIDLSERPKGIYFIKATSRENVFTEKVIVQ from the coding sequence ATGAGAACTAAAATATTCTACCTACTGTTTTTATTTTTAGGATTAAACACCTTCGGTTGGGCGCAATTCGACCCTCCTGTTTTATATGGTAATAATGGAACTAATGATATTAATTTTACTACCTGTCCATCCATTGTCCCTCTGAATTTTTCCTCCAACTATGATTTTGCCTGGGAGGGAAGAAAAAACTATATATGGACATTATATCGAAATGGTATTAATATAGCACAAGTCACTCAAGAGTTTAAATATAACAACTGTGTCTCGGCATGTTGCCCAGCTCCACCTCCCGGTGACCCTAATCACTGTGATCCATGCGCCTGCATACCGCCTTCAGTAGTTTTCAGCAATATTCCTCCATTATCAGGAGCATATCAGGTGCGACTGTATGTACAACCATGGACCAAACTTCTATTTGTATACGTTCAGATTGGTGCAGCCGTATATATCAAGTACTCCAATGTGATTAATGTTACAAGATTTGATGACGGGCTTGAATGTAAATGCGAGATCCCGCAAAATTCATCTGTTTCATGTGTCCCAATTAACAGTGGTTCCTTTTTTTTCCCATGGAAATTTCGTGCAGTTCATAATGTTGATATGAGTTGCGCTATTCACAATAATAGAAATGTAACCTTAATTGCAGGAGATAAAGTTTCATTACTACCCGGATTTAGAAGTGGAACGGGAGGCAACACACATTTTAGAGCATATCTTGACCCATGCAATATAATCCAACCTCCAGATCCAGCAAAGAATGCAGATAGTACAATTATAACTGATACCTTGATTGAATCCCAAACTACTCAAACGGCAATAAATCAAAATACTGAATTAAACAGAGAAATACAAAATCAAGATATGATTATTTATCCCAATCCTAATAATGGCTCGTTCACCATTAAACTCACAGATGAAGGTGAGTTGCAAAATATTAACTACACTATAGAAATCTACAACACCCTCGGAGAAAAAGTGACACAAAGTGTTATTCCGAGCGGAGTAAGGAATCTCACAATTGATTTAAGTGAGCGTCCCAAAGGCATCTACTTCATAAAAGCAACCAGCCGAGAAAATGTATTTACAGAGAAAGTGATAGTGCAGTAA
- a CDS encoding alpha/beta fold hydrolase, producing the protein MIKQAEFRNVKVRYSDKGKGRVIVLLHGFLESLEIWDEFSAKLSKRFRVIAIDLPGHGETPAIGYVHSMELMAECVKSVLDSLELRKYVVVGHSMGGYIALAFAELFPQNLSGLCIFHSTAMPDSDEKKKDRDRVAEIVKKDHTQFVSDLIPKLFAQKNVPLLKDEVGKAKQIALNTPKEGIVAALLGMKERPSRELVLKNATYPVLFIIGKQDVILAWDNLLLLTSLPKKSFNIVLEHAGHMGFYEAPEETFKTVKKFSGMCFREKGK; encoded by the coding sequence ATGATTAAGCAAGCGGAGTTTAGGAACGTAAAGGTCAGGTACAGCGATAAGGGAAAAGGGCGAGTGATTGTTTTGCTTCACGGGTTTCTGGAGAGTTTGGAAATCTGGGATGAGTTCTCCGCTAAACTTTCAAAACGATTTCGTGTCATCGCCATTGATTTGCCCGGTCATGGAGAAACTCCCGCAATAGGATATGTTCACAGCATGGAACTCATGGCGGAGTGCGTGAAATCAGTTTTGGATTCTCTTGAATTGAGAAAGTATGTGGTGGTCGGGCATTCCATGGGAGGATATATTGCGCTGGCGTTTGCCGAATTGTTTCCGCAGAATCTTTCAGGGCTTTGTATTTTTCATTCCACCGCCATGCCCGATTCAGATGAAAAGAAAAAAGACCGAGACCGCGTTGCTGAAATTGTGAAAAAAGACCACACGCAATTTGTCTCCGATCTGATTCCAAAACTTTTCGCGCAGAAAAATGTTCCGCTTTTGAAAGATGAAGTGGGCAAAGCAAAACAAATTGCGCTCAATACTCCCAAAGAAGGAATTGTTGCCGCACTGTTAGGAATGAAAGAGCGCCCTTCGCGCGAACTGGTTTTGAAGAACGCCACATATCCTGTTCTGTTTATCATCGGCAAGCAGGATGTGATTCTTGCCTGGGACAATCTTCTTCTGCTAACCAGTTTGCCAAAGAAAAGTTTCAACATTGTTCTCGAACATGCAGGGCACATGGGTTTTTACGAAGCGCCAGAAGAAACATTTAAAACAGTGAAGAAGTTTTCAGGGATGTGTTTCAGGGAAAAGGGTAAATAA
- a CDS encoding aminopeptidase P N-terminal domain-containing protein, which translates to MRYNQIPQQLFINNRKRFVKELKAGSLALFNSSDIMPMSADGSMPFKQQTDIFWLSGVDQEESILLIFPDAKLNEHKEILFLKETNEHIAIWEGEKLTKKRATETSGVQTVYWLSQFKTIFHQLMCECEHVYLNTNEHLRAVIEVETRDSRFVKWCREQYPLHNYERVQPLMHKLRAIKSKEEVALIQQACDITEKGFRRLLPLVKPGVWEYEIEAELIHEFVRNRSTGFAYTPIIASGFNACVLHYIDNNKQCKKNDVILLDVAAEYANYASDLTRCLPVSGEFSKRQKAVYNAVLRVMRGAISMLKVGNNIIDYNEAVGKLTEEELIKLKLLKLSDVKKQDPANPLYKKYFMHGTSHYLGLDVHDYGSRYRKFEAGMVFTCEPGIYIRREKLGIRLENDILITKNGNDDLMKNIPIEADEIEEMMNAK; encoded by the coding sequence ATGAGATACAACCAAATTCCCCAACAGCTTTTCATCAACAACCGCAAGCGGTTTGTGAAAGAACTAAAAGCAGGGTCGCTGGCTCTTTTTAACAGCAGCGACATCATGCCTATGAGCGCTGATGGCTCCATGCCGTTCAAACAGCAAACAGATATTTTCTGGCTCTCGGGCGTTGACCAGGAAGAAAGCATCCTGCTGATCTTTCCTGACGCTAAACTTAATGAGCATAAAGAAATTCTTTTCCTGAAAGAAACCAACGAGCACATTGCCATCTGGGAAGGAGAAAAACTTACCAAGAAACGCGCAACAGAAACTTCTGGCGTGCAAACAGTTTACTGGCTTTCGCAATTCAAAACTATTTTTCATCAGCTGATGTGCGAGTGCGAACATGTTTATCTGAATACGAATGAACATTTGCGCGCTGTGATTGAAGTTGAAACCCGCGATTCACGCTTTGTAAAATGGTGCCGGGAGCAATACCCGCTTCATAATTATGAGCGCGTTCAGCCGCTCATGCACAAGTTGCGGGCGATAAAATCAAAAGAAGAAGTAGCACTGATTCAGCAGGCATGCGACATCACCGAAAAAGGTTTCCGCAGATTGCTCCCGCTTGTAAAACCCGGTGTGTGGGAATATGAAATTGAAGCCGAACTGATTCATGAGTTTGTGCGCAACCGCTCAACAGGATTTGCTTACACGCCTATTATCGCATCGGGCTTCAACGCCTGTGTGCTGCATTACATTGATAACAACAAGCAATGCAAAAAGAACGATGTGATTCTGCTGGATGTGGCTGCTGAATATGCCAACTACGCTTCTGACTTAACAAGGTGCCTTCCTGTGAGCGGAGAATTTTCTAAAAGACAAAAGGCGGTTTACAATGCTGTGCTTCGCGTGATGCGTGGCGCCATCTCCATGCTGAAGGTTGGAAATAATATTATTGATTACAACGAAGCCGTGGGAAAATTAACGGAAGAAGAACTCATCAAGCTCAAACTTCTCAAACTTTCTGATGTGAAAAAGCAGGATCCGGCAAATCCTCTCTACAAAAAATATTTCATGCATGGCACTTCGCATTATCTCGGACTGGATGTGCACGATTACGGAAGCCGCTACCGCAAGTTTGAAGCCGGAATGGTTTTTACCTGCGAACCCGGCATTTACATCCGCAGGGAGAAACTCGGCATCCGACTGGAAAACGATATTCTCATCACCAAAAACGGAAATGATGATCTGATGAAAAACATTCCCATTGAAGCGGATGAGATTGAGGAGATGATGAATGCTAAATAA
- a CDS encoding four helix bundle protein codes for MGKKYLTLNDIEAYKISFHLSNYTWNIVVKWDFFSRDTVGRQFVRSVDSISANIAEGFGRYSKKDKIKFYRYSFGSLHESFDWNQKSKVRGLLKEEKYQSVFSELQKLPQSIHHLINFTNDKLKI; via the coding sequence ATGGGAAAAAAGTATTTAACACTCAATGATATTGAAGCGTATAAAATCTCATTTCATTTAAGTAATTATACTTGGAATATAGTTGTTAAATGGGATTTTTTTTCACGCGATACTGTAGGCAGACAATTTGTTCGATCAGTAGATTCCATTTCTGCAAATATTGCCGAGGGGTTTGGCAGGTATTCTAAAAAGGATAAAATAAAATTTTACCGTTATAGTTTTGGATCCTTGCACGAATCGTTTGATTGGAATCAAAAAAGCAAGGTGAGAGGGCTTTTAAAAGAAGAAAAATACCAATCTGTTTTTTCAGAACTTCAAAAACTCCCTCAATCGATTCACCACTTGATTAACTTTACAAATGATAAACTGAAAATATGA
- a CDS encoding DUF167 domain-containing protein encodes MQIRCIVKPKSKIDSVSVNADGSLRIKIKAQPVNGKANAYLVEYLSEVFGLPKKNIEIISGFTSSHKRLNIVAEDEGVLKNKIARFKS; translated from the coding sequence ATGCAGATTCGCTGCATCGTAAAACCAAAAAGCAAAATAGATTCCGTTTCTGTTAACGCGGATGGTTCGCTTCGTATCAAAATAAAAGCGCAGCCTGTAAACGGAAAAGCCAACGCGTATCTGGTTGAATATTTATCCGAAGTTTTTGGTCTGCCGAAGAAAAACATAGAAATCATTTCAGGATTTACAAGTTCCCATAAAAGACTTAATATTGTAGCGGAAGACGAAGGAGTTCTTAAAAATAAGATTGCAAGGTTTAAAAGTTGA
- a CDS encoding peptide ABC transporter substrate-binding protein, giving the protein MKKFTLFLVSLLVYGCGNPGSNSNAHPEAVGGRVYGGMLRVNETDPYVSLFPPAISDAVSNNIANQIYEGLVRLDTKKITLVMPCIAESWQISEDGVVYTFKLKKGVMFHNDACFTEGIGREVRAQDFKYSFEQICTPSENNLLSELRNFVKGAKEYYEAGKKGRPSFELEGVKVLGDYELQITLNAPSSSFLYLLAGPSGYVIPHEAVEKYGSEMKIGTGPFMFSSASTDDNVLLLRNPSYHRTDSLGNKLPFLDSINIRFISDKTKELEAFKNGEIQIIFGLPAASISTMVEQQIADFSSKNPKYYLQRNSELMTQYYQFNIMRKPFDNIKVRQAFSYAIDRDKIISDVLNTEAFGPGICGLTPPGISGYDITQIKGYNFNPDKAKKLLAEAGYPDGKNFPQVTIEVNSGGGKYADVVEEVKKQLKKVLNVDIDYTVVPFIQKLDDSKLGKSDIFRSGWAADYPSPENFLRTLYGGDVPDSLNVPSYPNSVRYKNPMFDSLVVKGSKERNQDSAYADFIKAEQLMMLDAPLIILWYGENLKMIHSYVKNFYFNPMNYKDFSEVYIMKNPPAHKP; this is encoded by the coding sequence ATGAAAAAGTTTACCCTTTTTTTAGTATCATTATTAGTATATGGCTGTGGGAATCCGGGCAGTAATTCTAATGCCCATCCCGAAGCAGTAGGCGGAAGGGTATATGGGGGGATGCTTCGGGTAAATGAAACAGATCCTTATGTTTCTCTTTTCCCACCTGCCATTTCAGATGCAGTTTCCAATAACATTGCCAACCAGATTTATGAAGGCCTTGTTCGGCTGGATACTAAAAAAATCACTCTGGTGATGCCCTGCATTGCAGAAAGCTGGCAGATAAGTGAAGATGGAGTGGTTTATACTTTCAAACTCAAAAAAGGAGTGATGTTTCATAACGATGCCTGTTTTACAGAAGGTATCGGGCGCGAAGTAAGAGCGCAGGATTTCAAATATTCTTTTGAACAGATTTGCACCCCATCCGAAAACAACCTGCTTTCTGAATTAAGAAACTTTGTAAAAGGCGCAAAAGAATATTATGAAGCAGGTAAAAAAGGAAGACCATCGTTTGAACTTGAAGGAGTGAAAGTGCTCGGAGATTATGAACTGCAGATTACTCTTAATGCTCCGTCCAGTTCTTTTTTGTACCTGTTAGCAGGTCCTTCCGGATACGTAATTCCTCATGAAGCCGTTGAAAAATATGGCAGCGAAATGAAAATCGGAACCGGCCCGTTCATGTTCAGCAGCGCAAGTACCGATGATAACGTTCTTCTTCTCAGGAATCCATCTTATCACCGAACGGATTCTCTTGGCAATAAGCTTCCTTTTTTGGATTCAATCAACATCCGTTTCATTTCTGATAAAACAAAAGAACTGGAGGCGTTTAAAAATGGGGAGATACAGATTATCTTCGGATTACCGGCTGCATCCATCAGCACCATGGTGGAACAGCAGATTGCCGATTTCAGCAGCAAGAACCCCAAATATTATTTGCAGCGCAATTCGGAACTGATGACCCAGTATTACCAGTTCAATATCATGCGCAAGCCGTTTGACAATATAAAAGTAAGACAGGCATTTTCTTATGCTATTGACCGCGATAAAATAATTTCTGATGTGCTGAATACAGAAGCATTTGGTCCCGGCATTTGCGGGCTCACCCCTCCCGGGATTTCCGGCTACGACATTACTCAAATCAAAGGATATAATTTTAATCCCGATAAAGCGAAAAAACTGTTGGCGGAGGCGGGCTATCCCGATGGAAAAAATTTCCCGCAAGTGACCATTGAAGTAAACAGCGGAGGAGGCAAGTATGCGGATGTGGTGGAAGAGGTAAAGAAACAGCTAAAGAAAGTACTGAATGTTGATATTGATTACACAGTGGTTCCGTTCATTCAAAAACTGGACGATTCAAAACTAGGCAAGTCAGATATTTTTCGCTCCGGCTGGGCGGCAGATTACCCGAGCCCGGAAAATTTTCTGCGCACGCTGTATGGAGGAGATGTTCCCGACAGCTTGAATGTGCCTTCCTATCCTAATTCTGTCCGCTATAAAAATCCAATGTTTGACAGTCTGGTTGTGAAAGGATCTAAAGAAAGAAACCAGGACAGCGCCTATGCGGATTTTATTAAAGCGGAACAACTGATGATGCTGGATGCGCCCTTGATCATTCTCTGGTATGGCGAAAACCTGAAGATGATTCATTCGTATGTGAAGAATTTTTATTTTAACCCCATGAACTACAAGGATTTTTCGGAAGTATATATCATGAAAAACCCTCCTGCCCATAAACCCTGA
- the mce gene encoding methylmalonyl-CoA epimerase — translation MKKIEHIGIAVKNLTSANKLFSKLFGKKPYKSETVEREGVITSFFQIGDTKIELLEAANPESPIAKFIEKKGEGIHHIAYEVEDIKSEMARLEKEGFQLLNSEPQKGADNKLICFLHPKSTHGVLVELCQEIK, via the coding sequence ATGAAAAAAATCGAACACATAGGAATAGCCGTAAAAAATCTTACTTCAGCTAACAAATTGTTCTCAAAACTTTTTGGGAAAAAGCCGTACAAATCAGAAACAGTGGAAAGAGAAGGCGTAATCACTTCTTTCTTTCAGATAGGAGATACAAAAATTGAATTGCTCGAAGCCGCAAATCCCGAAAGTCCTATTGCAAAATTCATAGAGAAAAAAGGAGAAGGCATTCATCATATCGCCTATGAAGTAGAAGATATTAAATCGGAAATGGCGCGGCTTGAAAAAGAAGGCTTTCAATTGCTGAATAGTGAACCTCAGAAAGGCGCTGACAATAAACTCATCTGCTTTCTTCATCCTAAAAGCACACATGGAGTGCTGGTGGAATTGTGTCAGGAAATTAAGTAA
- a CDS encoding HAD family phosphatase, with translation MQISTTIKNIIFDFGGVILNIDYKLTEDAFAKLGVKDFDRIYSQTTQKELFDVFEKGLITPADFRKEIRKFIYNDVSDSQIDKAWNSMLLDLPAERVQLLDKLKTKYRTFLLSNTNQIHCDTFSGYMQKQLGRDIFSGAFEKTYFSHKINMRKPDVEIFEFVLKENNLRKEETLFIDDSIQHIEGAKKMGLNTVFLEKGKTILDLFT, from the coding sequence ATGCAAATAAGCACAACCATAAAGAACATCATCTTTGACTTTGGCGGGGTGATTCTTAATATAGATTACAAGCTGACGGAAGATGCTTTCGCCAAACTTGGGGTAAAAGATTTTGACCGAATATATTCTCAGACAACTCAGAAAGAATTGTTTGATGTATTTGAAAAAGGATTGATTACTCCGGCAGATTTCAGAAAAGAAATCAGAAAGTTTATTTATAATGATGTTTCTGATTCGCAGATTGATAAAGCATGGAATTCTATGTTATTGGATTTGCCTGCGGAAAGAGTCCAACTGCTTGACAAGCTAAAAACAAAATACAGAACATTTCTTTTGAGCAATACCAATCAGATTCACTGTGATACCTTTTCCGGCTATATGCAGAAACAATTAGGCCGTGATATTTTTTCAGGTGCATTTGAGAAAACATATTTCTCTCACAAAATAAACATGCGAAAACCCGATGTTGAAATTTTTGAATTTGTCCTGAAAGAAAATAATCTGCGAAAAGAAGAAACGCTTTTCATTGACGATTCCATTCAACATATTGAAGGAGCAAAGAAGATGGGATTAAATACGGTCTTTCTGGAAAAGGGAAAAACGATTTTAGATTTGTTTACTTAA
- a CDS encoding methyltransferase domain-containing protein has protein sequence MFESLLDVIRCPLTREKLSLSVISRKKKLFLGNEEDIIWEGILLGGDGSMYPIINGIPRMLIEACVDYEFFLKTHLPDYTARKIKLLSQHWLLLDNVIRNNSHNKKSFSKEWGLFKYNSDKTWNLDSENMLQQFLDETNETKESIKNKFIFDAGCGNGQLNISLAEAGVRSIAMDISDSIVRAFNYNTNPNVSFIQGDVFHPPVEAGRFDVVYCSGVLVATHDPKLGFSCIESCVKTGGKLSVWMYHPRKNFIHNMFNLVRKFSSLLPFRFQYYLYSATLLPLSYLIKKIKGTKQNAREMMIEILDWFSPKYRWEFEPAVLLKWYEKKKYENILITTRNVFGFSIIGTKINS, from the coding sequence ATGTTTGAATCTCTTCTTGACGTTATTCGCTGCCCCTTAACCCGTGAAAAATTATCCCTGTCTGTTATCTCAAGAAAGAAAAAATTGTTTCTGGGTAATGAAGAAGATATTATTTGGGAGGGAATACTTTTAGGAGGTGATGGCAGCATGTATCCTATCATTAACGGAATACCCAGAATGCTTATTGAAGCATGTGTAGATTATGAGTTCTTTCTGAAAACACATCTGCCTGACTACACCGCAAGAAAAATAAAATTACTATCTCAGCACTGGCTTCTGCTGGATAATGTAATCAGGAATAATTCTCATAACAAAAAAAGTTTTTCTAAAGAATGGGGATTATTCAAATATAATTCAGACAAAACATGGAATCTTGATTCAGAAAATATGCTCCAGCAGTTTCTTGACGAAACAAATGAAACAAAAGAGTCAATAAAAAATAAATTTATCTTCGATGCAGGATGCGGCAACGGGCAGCTGAATATTTCCCTTGCAGAAGCGGGTGTAAGAAGTATTGCCATGGATATTAGCGACAGTATTGTCAGGGCTTTTAATTATAATACCAATCCAAATGTTTCGTTTATTCAGGGAGATGTTTTCCACCCTCCTGTTGAAGCCGGAAGATTTGATGTGGTTTATTGCAGCGGGGTTTTAGTTGCAACGCATGACCCGAAACTTGGTTTTTCCTGTATTGAATCCTGTGTTAAAACGGGAGGCAAGCTGTCGGTATGGATGTATCACCCCAGGAAAAACTTCATACACAATATGTTTAATCTTGTAAGAAAATTTTCTTCTTTACTTCCTTTTCGATTTCAGTATTATTTATATTCAGCAACTCTTTTACCATTAAGTTATCTCATAAAAAAAATTAAAGGAACAAAGCAAAACGCAAGAGAAATGATGATTGAAATCCTTGATTGGTTTTCTCCAAAATACAGATGGGAGTTTGAACCGGCAGTATTGTTGAAATGGTATGAAAAGAAAAAATATGAAAACATTCTGATTACAACCAGAAATGTTTTTGGATTTAGCATTATCGGAACAAAAATTAATTCTTAA
- the argH gene encoding argininosuccinate lyase, producing the protein MKLWQKKISVNNQVEKFTIGKDRDLDLLLAEHDVLGSMAHAKMLAQVGLLKKNEQRKLHGELKNILQKATSGKFVIESGVEDVHSQVEFMLTKKLGDVGKKIHSARSRNDQVLLDIKLFSRKEIFKVAENTLALFNLLISLSNKHKKKLLPGYTHLQIAMPSSFGLWFGAYAESLKDDLEFLFSVYKIINRNPLGSGAGYGGSLPINRNLTAKLLGFDGLNNNSVYAQMTRGKTEKLVSYALANIASTLSKLAVDVCLFMNQNFDFISFPEELTTGSSIMPHKKNPDVFELIRGKCNRIQTLPEQIIAVTKNLPSGYQRDLQLLKEIYFPVFAELNDCLTITTFMLEKIIVKDNLLKDEKYKYLFSVDAVNELVKKGMPFREAYKKVGEEISLGKFSRPKKVSHTHEGSIGNLKNDVIVKEMNEVRKSFRKESVKVEKALSNLQKTSG; encoded by the coding sequence ATGAAACTGTGGCAAAAGAAAATATCCGTCAACAATCAAGTAGAAAAATTTACCATCGGCAAAGACCGTGATTTAGATTTGCTTTTGGCTGAACACGATGTGCTTGGCTCGATGGCTCACGCGAAAATGCTGGCACAAGTCGGACTACTCAAAAAGAATGAGCAAAGAAAACTTCACGGAGAATTGAAAAACATTTTGCAAAAAGCTACTTCGGGGAAATTTGTAATTGAAAGTGGAGTAGAGGATGTGCATTCGCAGGTTGAATTTATGCTGACAAAAAAACTAGGTGATGTCGGAAAAAAAATTCATTCTGCCCGTTCGCGCAACGACCAGGTTCTGCTGGACATAAAACTCTTTTCAAGAAAAGAAATTTTCAAGGTTGCTGAAAATACTTTAGCGCTTTTTAATCTTCTTATTTCTCTCAGCAATAAGCATAAGAAAAAACTTCTCCCCGGCTATACGCATTTACAGATTGCGATGCCTTCTTCTTTCGGACTTTGGTTTGGTGCTTATGCTGAAAGTCTGAAAGATGATTTAGAATTTCTTTTTTCGGTTTATAAAATCATAAATAGGAATCCGCTCGGTTCTGGCGCAGGTTACGGTGGCTCGCTTCCCATAAACAGAAATCTTACTGCAAAACTTTTGGGTTTTGACGGACTGAATAATAATTCCGTTTACGCGCAGATGACAAGGGGAAAAACTGAGAAACTTGTTAGTTATGCGCTGGCAAATATTGCTTCCACCCTTTCAAAACTTGCGGTGGATGTCTGCCTGTTCATGAATCAGAATTTTGATTTCATTTCTTTTCCGGAAGAACTTACAACAGGTTCCAGTATCATGCCGCATAAAAAAAATCCTGATGTGTTTGAATTGATCAGGGGAAAATGCAACCGAATACAAACTTTACCTGAACAGATTATTGCGGTAACAAAAAATCTTCCATCGGGATATCAAAGGGATTTACAGCTTCTGAAGGAAATTTATTTTCCTGTTTTTGCTGAACTGAATGATTGCCTGACAATAACAACGTTCATGCTTGAAAAAATAATAGTGAAAGATAATTTACTGAAAGATGAAAAATATAAATATCTCTTCAGTGTAGATGCTGTGAACGAATTAGTAAAGAAAGGAATGCCTTTTCGTGAAGCATATAAAAAAGTAGGAGAAGAAATCTCTTTAGGAAAATTCTCAAGACCGAAAAAAGTTTCTCACACACACGAAGGAAGTATCGGCAATCTGAAGAATGATGTGATTGTAAAGGAGATGAATGAAGTGAGAAAAAGTTTCAGAAAAGAAAGTGTGAAAGTTGAAAAAGCGCTGAGCAATCTTCAGAAAACATCAGGATAA